The following proteins are encoded in a genomic region of Streptomyces collinus Tu 365:
- a CDS encoding AMP-binding protein gives MSARSGDRPATLYGWFAASAARHPDRLALQAAGQALTYRELDDYSARVAAGVLHACGGWPRRVGLLAGRRPAAYAGYLAVQRLGATVVPLNTAWPRARNASVAHRAGLDLVLADESGQAGELPVPVLDLADAAGSGDAGGTAVRRGEPGAPAYILFTSGSTGAPKGVPILQENVAPYLAHVIDRYEVGPGSRLSQTFDLTFDVSVFDMFTAWGGGATLVVPGRDEILTPVRFVNTHRLTHWCSVPSVISFARRMRALRQGAMPTLRHSLFAGEPLTLQQARTWQAAAPSSRLENFYGPTELTITCSEFGLGTDPGGWPATANGTVPIGHVYAHLEHRVLDTAGRPAQEGELCVRGPQRFPGYLDPADNTGRFWDLDGDHPTDPATAPAGRAGPAGVVPARMWYRTGDRVRPAGRDGLLHLGRLDHQVKVDGYRVELGEIESALREGPGVHDAVVLALPTAHHGTELHAVCTGDDPRPEALLAALRERLPAYMVPAFLHVRAELPLNGNGKTDRAALAALLHDAPAATPVKELRS, from the coding sequence GTGAGCGCCCGTAGCGGGGACCGCCCCGCGACCCTGTACGGGTGGTTCGCCGCATCGGCCGCACGCCACCCCGACCGTCTCGCCCTTCAGGCCGCCGGGCAGGCCCTGACCTATCGCGAACTCGACGACTACAGCGCCCGTGTCGCGGCCGGCGTCCTGCACGCCTGCGGCGGATGGCCGCGCCGGGTCGGTCTGCTGGCCGGCCGGCGGCCCGCCGCGTACGCCGGCTACCTGGCCGTCCAACGGCTCGGTGCCACGGTCGTCCCGCTCAACACCGCCTGGCCCCGGGCCCGCAACGCCTCCGTCGCCCACCGTGCCGGACTCGACCTGGTGCTGGCCGACGAAAGCGGGCAGGCGGGCGAGCTGCCCGTGCCGGTGCTCGACCTGGCCGACGCGGCCGGCAGCGGCGACGCCGGCGGCACCGCTGTCCGCCGCGGTGAACCGGGAGCGCCCGCCTACATCCTGTTCACCTCCGGCAGCACCGGCGCCCCCAAGGGTGTGCCGATCCTCCAGGAGAACGTGGCCCCCTACCTCGCCCACGTCATCGACCGCTACGAGGTCGGGCCCGGCTCCCGGCTCTCCCAGACCTTCGATCTCACCTTCGACGTCTCGGTGTTCGACATGTTCACCGCGTGGGGCGGCGGTGCGACCCTCGTCGTCCCCGGCCGGGACGAGATCCTGACCCCCGTACGGTTCGTCAACACCCATCGGCTGACCCACTGGTGCTCCGTTCCGTCGGTGATCTCCTTCGCCCGCCGGATGCGGGCGCTGCGCCAGGGCGCCATGCCGACCCTGCGCCACAGCCTCTTCGCCGGGGAGCCGCTCACCCTCCAGCAGGCCCGCACGTGGCAGGCGGCGGCGCCGTCGTCGCGGCTGGAGAACTTCTACGGCCCGACCGAGCTGACCATCACCTGCTCGGAGTTCGGCCTCGGCACCGACCCGGGGGGCTGGCCCGCGACCGCCAACGGAACGGTGCCGATCGGCCACGTCTACGCGCACCTGGAGCATCGCGTCCTCGACACCGCGGGGCGGCCGGCCCAGGAGGGGGAACTGTGCGTGCGCGGGCCCCAGCGCTTCCCGGGCTATCTGGACCCCGCCGACAACACCGGACGCTTCTGGGACCTCGACGGCGACCACCCCACCGACCCCGCCACGGCGCCGGCCGGGCGAGCCGGGCCGGCGGGCGTGGTCCCGGCCCGCATGTGGTACCGCACCGGCGACCGGGTCCGCCCGGCCGGCCGGGACGGACTGCTGCACCTGGGCCGCCTCGACCACCAGGTGAAGGTCGACGGCTACCGCGTCGAACTCGGCGAGATCGAGTCCGCGCTGCGCGAGGGGCCCGGTGTGCACGACGCCGTGGTCCTCGCACTGCCCACCGCGCACCACGGCACCGAACTGCACGCCGTGTGCACCGGCGACGATCCCCGCCCCGAGGCCCTGCTCGCCGCACTGCGGGAGCGGCTGCCCGCCTACATGGTCCCCGCCTTCCTCCACGTCCGTGCCGAACTGCCCCTGAACGGCAACGGCAAGACGGACCGGGCGGCCCTCGCCGCCCTGCTGCACGACGCCCCCGCAGCCACACCGGTCAAGGAGCTCCGCTCATGA
- a CDS encoding 4'-phosphopantetheinyl transferase family protein, whose protein sequence is MSAAPAPARPGPPGRPAGDVTVEAAPGVWVAWARTAAVSEHPADLADVRGRPRWRRRQSLAARGLLRALLAEVCPGTEGVALSADVRGRPALQGLPALGVSLSHDGPSGTSGDLGGDLVAAAVAPGRRVGVDVQLPPGPDVPAGLVRRCLRERAGELSSLPAGRRALEFAWVWTVQEACVKADGTGIAGRPWSLDIPVRPGTGTLGDLTWIALRHLSVHPVSCAFGDLRAR, encoded by the coding sequence GTGAGCGCCGCCCCGGCCCCGGCGCGCCCGGGCCCGCCCGGCCGGCCGGCCGGTGACGTCACCGTCGAGGCGGCGCCCGGTGTGTGGGTGGCCTGGGCGCGTACGGCCGCGGTGAGCGAGCACCCCGCCGACCTGGCGGACGTGCGCGGCCGGCCCCGGTGGCGGCGGCGCCAGTCCCTCGCCGCCCGGGGACTGCTGCGTGCTCTGCTCGCCGAGGTGTGTCCCGGGACCGAGGGCGTCGCGCTGAGCGCCGACGTCCGCGGCCGGCCCGCGCTGCAGGGGCTGCCCGCTCTGGGCGTCAGCCTCTCCCACGACGGCCCGTCCGGCACCTCCGGCGACTTGGGCGGTGACCTGGTGGCCGCGGCCGTGGCCCCCGGCCGGCGTGTGGGCGTGGACGTGCAGTTGCCGCCCGGCCCGGATGTGCCGGCCGGCCTGGTCCGCCGGTGTCTGCGCGAACGCGCCGGCGAGCTGTCCTCGCTGCCGGCCGGGCGCCGCGCCCTGGAGTTCGCCTGGGTGTGGACGGTGCAGGAGGCCTGTGTGAAGGCCGACGGCACCGGTATCGCCGGCCGCCCGTGGTCCCTCGACATCCCGGTGCGGCCCGGCACCGGCACCCTGGGCGATCTCACCTGGATCGCCCTGCGTCACCTCAGCGTCCATCCCGTGAGTTGCGCCTTTGGAGATCTCCGTGCCCGCTGA